One Antarctobacter heliothermus DNA segment encodes these proteins:
- a CDS encoding ABC transporter ATP-binding protein, with protein MSAIDIRNLDVWFGSGAERALAVKDVSFQVADGESFGLVGESGSGKSTILRAIAGLVPTWSGEMKVAGEALGTRRSKAFYRKVQMVFQDPYASLHPRQTVDRVLSEAMGLHGVQDVDKRIGRLLDDVGLGAGFRFRYPHQLSGGQRQRVAIARSLACDPSILLLDEPTSALDVSVQAEILNLLTDLREEHKLTYVMVSHDLGVVGHLCERIGVMKEGRFVEVLAVDDMRKRKAKDPYTRHLLDSSINSVR; from the coding sequence ATGAGCGCCATCGACATCCGCAATCTAGACGTCTGGTTCGGCTCTGGTGCCGAACGCGCGCTGGCCGTCAAAGACGTCAGTTTTCAGGTGGCCGACGGCGAAAGCTTTGGCCTTGTAGGGGAAAGCGGCTCTGGCAAATCGACGATCCTGCGGGCCATCGCCGGACTGGTTCCAACATGGTCCGGAGAGATGAAAGTCGCCGGAGAGGCCCTTGGTACGCGCCGTAGCAAGGCCTTCTACCGCAAGGTTCAGATGGTCTTTCAGGATCCCTATGCCTCGCTCCATCCACGCCAGACGGTTGATCGCGTTCTGTCAGAGGCGATGGGTCTGCACGGCGTTCAGGACGTCGACAAACGCATCGGTCGCTTGCTGGACGACGTCGGTCTTGGGGCGGGCTTTCGCTTTCGTTATCCGCATCAATTGTCCGGGGGACAACGCCAGCGCGTCGCCATTGCGCGTTCTCTGGCCTGTGATCCGTCGATCCTACTGCTGGATGAGCCGACCTCCGCGCTGGATGTGTCCGTTCAGGCGGAGATCCTGAACCTGCTGACCGATCTGCGCGAAGAGCACAAATTGACCTATGTGATGGTCTCGCACGATCTGGGTGTGGTGGGACATCTGTGCGAACGGATCGGCGTGATGAAAGAGGGCCGCTTTGTCGAGGTCTTGGCCGTCGATGACATGCGCAAGCGTAAGGCCAAAGATCCCTACACGCGTCACCTGCTGGACAGTTCCATCAATTCCGTCCGCTAG
- a CDS encoding ABC transporter ATP-binding protein — protein MTDESPLLDVENLWVRFQTRSGVFDAVRGISFTLGRERLGIVGESGSGKSMTGRAALRLIRPPGMIEADKLEIHGEDILSLPERRMRKLRGGRVSMVMQDPKFSLNPVMSIGQQLVESLRAHEAVSRSAARKRAIEVLDEVAIRDPERVFDLYPHEVSGGMGQRIMIAMMLLPNPEILIADEPTSALDVSVQLQVLDIMDKLVRDRGMGLMFISHDLNLVAKFCDRIAIMYAGRIVETCKASELGQAKHPYTLGLLNSVPDLEHPRDRLEVLQRDPAWREAPSVSARQ, from the coding sequence ATGACAGACGAGTCCCCCCTTCTGGACGTCGAGAACCTATGGGTCAGATTCCAGACCCGCTCAGGCGTGTTTGACGCGGTACGCGGCATTTCCTTCACCCTTGGCCGCGAACGTCTTGGCATTGTCGGCGAAAGCGGCTCGGGCAAGTCGATGACGGGTCGCGCCGCGCTGCGCCTGATCCGCCCGCCCGGCATGATCGAGGCGGACAAGCTAGAGATCCATGGTGAGGACATCCTGTCGCTGCCGGAACGGCGAATGCGCAAACTGCGCGGCGGGCGGGTGTCGATGGTGATGCAGGATCCCAAGTTCTCGCTCAACCCGGTGATGAGTATTGGCCAACAACTGGTTGAGTCGCTGCGCGCCCATGAAGCCGTGTCACGCAGCGCCGCACGCAAACGCGCGATCGAAGTGCTGGATGAGGTTGCAATCCGCGATCCTGAGCGGGTCTTTGACCTGTACCCGCATGAGGTCTCCGGCGGCATGGGCCAGCGCATCATGATCGCCATGATGCTGCTGCCAAACCCTGAAATCCTCATCGCAGATGAACCGACCTCAGCGCTGGATGTGTCGGTGCAGCTTCAGGTGCTGGACATCATGGACAAACTGGTGCGGGACCGGGGCATGGGGTTGATGTTTATCAGTCATGACCTGAACCTTGTCGCCAAGTTCTGTGACCGCATCGCCATCATGTACGCAGGCCGCATCGTCGAAACCTGCAAGGCCAGCGAGTTGGGCCAAGCGAAACACCCCTACACGCTGGGCCTGCTCAATTCAGTCCCCGATCTGGAACACCCCCGCGACCGGCTGGAGGTCCTGCAACGCGACCCGGCCTGGCGTGAGGCCCCATCCGTGAGTGCCCGCCAATGA
- a CDS encoding ABC transporter permease, protein MTSTSSTQGLRSWLLSEEPSSRRQARFASWYKGWLTFRSNTLAMFGLAVLAFLILAAIFAPLLASHDPFAQDLGQRLLAPGDNGHLLGTDSLGRDIYSRLLYGARISIYIVLLVVMVAPLVGLIVGTVSGYAGGWIDVLLMRVTDIFLAFPRLILALAFVAALGAGIENAVLAISLTAWPPYARIARAETLTIRNSDYIHAIRLQGAGPLRIVTRHIWPLCISSLVIRVTLDMAGIILTAAGLGFLGLGAQPPSPEWGAMISEGRKYILDYWWVATIPGIAIFAISLAFNLLGDGLRDVLDPKEGDA, encoded by the coding sequence ATGACCAGCACATCCAGCACACAAGGACTGCGCAGCTGGCTGCTGTCAGAAGAACCCAGTTCGCGCCGACAGGCCCGGTTTGCCTCTTGGTACAAGGGCTGGCTGACGTTCCGGTCAAACACGCTGGCGATGTTCGGTCTTGCCGTTCTGGCGTTCCTGATCTTGGCAGCCATCTTTGCGCCGCTGCTGGCCAGCCATGATCCCTTTGCGCAGGATCTGGGCCAACGGCTGTTGGCACCGGGTGACAACGGGCATCTTCTTGGCACCGACAGTCTGGGGCGGGATATCTACTCTCGGCTGCTATACGGCGCGCGCATCTCGATCTATATCGTGCTGCTGGTCGTCATGGTGGCCCCGCTTGTCGGGCTGATCGTCGGCACCGTCTCCGGTTATGCCGGGGGATGGATCGACGTGTTGTTGATGCGGGTCACGGACATCTTTCTTGCCTTTCCGCGGCTCATTCTGGCGCTGGCCTTTGTCGCCGCGCTGGGGGCCGGGATCGAGAATGCGGTGCTGGCCATCTCATTGACCGCATGGCCGCCCTATGCCCGTATCGCGCGGGCAGAGACGCTGACCATCCGCAATTCCGACTACATCCACGCAATCCGCCTGCAAGGTGCCGGGCCGCTGCGCATCGTCACGCGCCATATCTGGCCACTGTGTATCTCATCGCTGGTGATCCGGGTGACGCTGGATATGGCGGGCATCATCCTGACAGCGGCGGGACTTGGCTTTCTGGGCCTTGGCGCGCAACCGCCCAGCCCGGAATGGGGCGCGATGATCTCTGAGGGACGCAAGTACATCCTGGATTACTGGTGGGTCGCAACGATCCCCGGCATCGCGATCTTTGCCATCAGCCTTGCCTTCAACCTGCTGGGTGACGGGCTGCGCGACGTACTGGACCCCAAGGAAGGCGACGCATGA
- a CDS encoding ABC transporter permease → MPSFPPWLRKTLATVATVAATILGLLFVTFMIGRVMPIDPVLAVIGERATQEQYNQTYIDLGLDQPLLVQFGIYVNDVLHGDFGKSIRTGQEVTTDIARVFPATLELATLGTIIGIVLGVPLGVVAAVRRGSWIDQLARFVGLIGYSMPIFWLGLVGLLVFYGILGWVAGPGRLGIFYQGIVEPITGMLLIDSALRGEWTVFKDAFSHIILPAALLGYYSLAYISRMTRSFMLEQLGTEYVTTARVKGLSEWQVVWGHAFRNIRIQLITVIALAYANLLEGSVLTEIIFAWPGLGSYITTSLLANDMNSVLGGTIVIGTIFVGINIFSDLLYRFFDPRSK, encoded by the coding sequence ATGCCGTCCTTCCCTCCGTGGCTGAGAAAGACGCTTGCCACGGTTGCGACCGTGGCGGCGACGATCCTCGGTCTTCTTTTCGTGACGTTCATGATCGGCCGGGTGATGCCGATCGACCCGGTTCTGGCCGTGATCGGCGAACGGGCGACACAAGAACAATACAATCAAACCTATATCGACCTTGGACTGGATCAGCCGTTGCTGGTGCAATTCGGGATCTATGTGAACGACGTTCTGCACGGCGACTTCGGCAAATCGATCCGCACCGGCCAAGAGGTCACCACCGACATCGCCCGCGTGTTCCCCGCGACGCTGGAACTTGCCACGCTGGGCACCATCATCGGCATCGTTCTGGGTGTGCCGCTGGGTGTGGTGGCGGCCGTCCGGCGCGGCAGCTGGATTGACCAACTGGCGCGCTTTGTCGGGCTGATTGGCTACTCCATGCCCATCTTCTGGCTGGGCCTTGTGGGGTTGCTGGTGTTTTACGGCATCCTTGGCTGGGTTGCCGGGCCCGGACGTCTGGGGATCTTCTATCAGGGGATCGTGGAGCCGATCACCGGCATGTTGCTGATCGACAGTGCGCTGCGTGGCGAATGGACAGTGTTCAAGGACGCATTTTCGCACATCATCCTGCCCGCCGCCTTGTTGGGCTACTATAGCCTTGCCTACATCAGTCGGATGACGCGCTCCTTCATGCTGGAACAGCTGGGCACGGAATATGTCACCACAGCGCGGGTCAAAGGGCTGAGTGAATGGCAGGTCGTCTGGGGCCATGCCTTTCGCAACATCCGCATCCAGCTGATCACCGTGATCGCACTGGCATACGCCAACCTGCTGGAAGGCTCCGTGCTGACAGAGATCATCTTTGCGTGGCCGGGACTGGGCAGCTACATCACGACCTCGCTGTTGGCCAATGACATGAATTCTGTCTTGGGCGGCACCATCGTGATCGGCACCATCTTTGTCGGGATCAACATTTTTTCCGACCTGCTCTACCGCTTCTTTGATCCGAGGTCCAAATGA
- a CDS encoding ABC transporter substrate-binding protein has protein sequence MKQSFVAAVVTAMLSAGVAAPVMAETPPNMLVIANRIDDIKTFDPAESFEFAGADVSRNVYNKLVNFDPLDLDAGYQPDLAESWDISEDGKTITFTMADGHVFASGNPVTAKDAEFSLRRAVLLNKTPSFILTQFGFTAENVEQTIVATDDKTLVLTLDKPYAVSFVLNCLTATIGGIVDMKTAMANEVDGDMGNAWLRTNTAGSGPYKVVDWKPNESVLMDLNPNYGGEKPAMERVIVQHIQESATQRLQLERGDIDVARNLSPEDVAGLEKVDGVKIVDELRGRLMYFSANQKNEMLSDPKVLEALKFATDYEGMSGSFLKGQYTVHQAFLPLTFLGALEDKPFSYDIETAKAALAESAFPECGPIKISVRDAQERLDIAQSLQNTWGMIGCEVELVVGTGAQTLDRYRAREHDIYLGAWGPDYPDPNTNAGTFAVNPDNSDAAGATGLLAWRNAWGIPEMSEQTLAAVVENDTDKRREMYLALQAEHQKVSPFGVMFQQIEQNGMGASVENFVAGGATTAVSYWVITK, from the coding sequence ATGAAACAATCTTTTGTCGCAGCGGTGGTCACCGCAATGCTGTCGGCAGGCGTCGCCGCGCCTGTCATGGCTGAAACGCCGCCGAACATGTTGGTGATTGCCAACCGGATCGACGACATCAAGACATTCGATCCGGCCGAAAGCTTTGAATTTGCGGGCGCCGACGTCAGCCGCAATGTCTACAACAAGCTGGTGAACTTCGATCCGCTGGATCTGGATGCCGGTTATCAGCCCGATCTGGCCGAAAGCTGGGATATTTCCGAGGATGGCAAGACCATCACCTTTACCATGGCGGACGGCCATGTGTTTGCATCGGGCAATCCGGTGACAGCCAAGGATGCGGAATTCTCGCTGCGCCGCGCCGTGCTGCTGAACAAGACGCCGTCGTTTATTCTGACGCAGTTCGGCTTTACCGCCGAAAACGTCGAACAGACCATCGTTGCAACCGATGACAAGACACTGGTCCTGACGCTGGACAAACCCTACGCCGTCTCCTTTGTCCTGAACTGCCTGACCGCAACCATCGGCGGGATTGTCGACATGAAAACCGCCATGGCCAATGAGGTCGACGGCGACATGGGCAACGCGTGGCTGCGCACCAACACCGCCGGTTCCGGCCCCTACAAGGTCGTCGACTGGAAACCGAATGAAAGCGTCCTGATGGACCTGAACCCGAACTACGGCGGCGAAAAGCCCGCCATGGAACGGGTGATCGTCCAGCACATTCAGGAAAGCGCGACACAGCGCCTGCAGCTGGAACGCGGCGACATTGACGTTGCGCGCAACCTGTCGCCCGAGGATGTGGCCGGTCTGGAAAAGGTCGATGGCGTCAAGATCGTGGACGAACTGCGCGGCCGCCTGATGTATTTCTCGGCCAACCAAAAGAACGAGATGCTGTCCGATCCCAAGGTGCTTGAGGCGCTGAAATTTGCCACCGATTATGAGGGCATGTCCGGGTCGTTCCTCAAGGGACAGTACACCGTGCATCAGGCCTTCTTGCCGCTGACCTTCCTTGGCGCGCTAGAGGACAAACCGTTCTCATACGACATCGAAACCGCCAAGGCCGCGCTGGCTGAGTCCGCATTCCCGGAATGTGGTCCGATCAAGATCTCTGTGCGCGACGCGCAGGAACGCCTTGATATTGCTCAATCTTTGCAAAACACATGGGGCATGATCGGATGCGAAGTCGAACTGGTCGTCGGCACCGGCGCGCAGACGTTGGACCGCTACCGTGCGCGTGAGCATGACATCTATCTTGGCGCATGGGGCCCGGACTACCCGGATCCCAACACCAACGCGGGCACCTTTGCCGTCAACCCCGACAACTCTGACGCGGCGGGGGCCACTGGCCTTCTGGCATGGCGCAATGCCTGGGGTATTCCGGAGATGAGCGAGCAGACCCTTGCCGCCGTGGTCGAGAACGACACCGACAAACGGCGCGAGATGTATCTGGCCCTGCAGGCCGAGCATCAAAAGGTCAGCCCCTTTGGCGTGATGTTCCAACAGATCGAACAGAACGGCATGGGTGCCAGCGTCGAGAACTTTGTCGCCGGCGGCGCGACGACGGCGGTCTCCTACTGGGTCATTACAAAGTAA
- a CDS encoding dipeptidase: MTKFPVFDGHNDLVLRLLRGDVTAEQVTEGLHDGHIDKPRAQSGGFGGGMFAIFVPSPGNKAVRHEEMIKPAYDIPLPEIVSEVEALDWTDRGFAALEDLETAGAVRLCRTAAEVETALPAPEMAAVMHIEGAEAVDREFERLHTWHARGLRSLGPVWSRDTVWGHGVPFRYPSDPDTGPGLTEAGKALIRECNQLKILVDLSHLNEKGVDDVARITDAPLVATHSNAWAVCPHSRNLTDRQLDMIRDSDGMVGINFASAFLRPDGRMDAEFELDIMLQHFDHLVQRLGEDRVGLGSDFDGALVPAPIGDCSGLPALVEALRSHGVDDGLMAKITHGNWLRVLRKTWGA, translated from the coding sequence ATGACCAAATTTCCGGTCTTTGACGGACACAACGATCTGGTTCTGCGCCTGCTGCGGGGCGATGTGACCGCAGAACAAGTGACCGAGGGCCTGCACGATGGCCACATTGACAAGCCGCGCGCACAAAGCGGCGGCTTTGGCGGCGGCATGTTCGCGATTTTTGTGCCCAGCCCCGGCAACAAAGCCGTCCGGCACGAAGAAATGATCAAACCGGCCTATGACATTCCACTGCCTGAAATCGTGTCAGAAGTTGAAGCGCTGGACTGGACCGATCGCGGGTTCGCGGCGCTTGAGGATCTTGAGACGGCGGGCGCTGTCCGCCTTTGCCGGACAGCCGCCGAGGTAGAGACCGCCCTGCCCGCACCGGAAATGGCCGCCGTCATGCATATTGAGGGCGCCGAGGCGGTGGACCGAGAGTTTGAGCGCCTGCATACTTGGCACGCGCGCGGGTTGCGATCACTCGGCCCGGTCTGGAGCCGGGACACCGTCTGGGGGCACGGTGTGCCGTTTCGCTATCCGTCCGACCCAGACACCGGGCCGGGTCTGACAGAGGCGGGCAAGGCGCTGATCCGCGAATGTAACCAGCTGAAGATATTGGTGGATTTGTCCCATCTGAACGAAAAAGGCGTCGATGACGTCGCGCGCATCACCGATGCGCCGCTGGTGGCGACGCACTCTAACGCATGGGCCGTTTGTCCGCATTCGCGCAACCTGACCGACCGTCAGCTGGACATGATCCGCGACAGTGATGGAATGGTGGGCATAAACTTCGCAAGTGCCTTTCTACGGCCGGACGGACGAATGGATGCAGAGTTTGAGCTTGACATAATGCTCCAACATTTTGACCATCTGGTCCAAAGACTGGGTGAAGACCGCGTTGGCCTTGGATCGGATTTTGACGGGGCACTGGTACCCGCACCGATCGGAGACTGCTCAGGCCTGCCCGCTCTTGTCGAGGCACTGCGATCTCATGGTGTGGATGACGGCCTGATGGCCAAGATCACACATGGGAACTGGTTGCGCGTCCTAAGGAAAACTTGGGGCGCTTGA
- a CDS encoding GNAT family N-acetyltransferase — protein MTRNTLSIRLARQTDLPALIALYADDDIGQTREKAKPDPAYQSAFDAIDADPNHLLVVGEKDGVIAATLLLSFIPGLSRHGAWRAQIEAMRVARALRGKGLGRDLVDWAMEEARRRGCSLVQLTSDRRRTDAHRFYERAGFEPTHFGFKLSLETT, from the coding sequence ATGACACGCAACACGCTCTCCATCCGATTGGCCCGACAGACCGACCTGCCCGCTCTGATCGCCCTTTATGCCGATGATGACATTGGACAAACGAGGGAAAAGGCCAAGCCCGATCCAGCGTATCAAAGCGCGTTTGACGCTATTGATGCCGACCCCAATCACTTGCTTGTTGTCGGTGAAAAAGACGGCGTGATCGCCGCAACTTTGCTGTTGTCGTTTATCCCCGGCCTGTCCCGTCACGGTGCATGGCGCGCGCAGATAGAGGCGATGCGCGTGGCCCGGGCGCTGCGCGGCAAGGGTCTGGGCCGGGATCTGGTCGACTGGGCGATGGAGGAGGCGCGGCGGCGCGGATGCTCTTTGGTGCAGCTCACCTCTGACCGTCGAAGAACCGACGCCCATCGATTCTACGAACGCGCCGGATTTGAGCCGACGCATTTCGGTTTCAAACTATCACTGGAGACGACATGA
- a CDS encoding energy transducer TonB family protein yields the protein MIRSSQAAKAVALSTAIAVHGALALALSVPETVKTEGADGAVEVRLGNAFQDMAAGTLTPDPSDTIQPDDVTKAAEPEQTDRTAADVPDEARPDRPTDRLTAALANPVTPDRPETVTTTPPPEAAEQVSPVALAPDMADGTLARNAAEIAKPLPPERADQTTPKTVKPMAPKAASPVAPATVTAAAPKSAPVPTKPESATAVRPESATPHAEVLPEKLSSKAPESAAVTRSLRPKQRSTEFEKAHKPAPKPKPVKQAKTPTKQPQGGAPHNARAGSTTGKAAATARQSGSGGRTKEAGNAAASNYPGLVMRRLSRAGKPNISARGTAVVTFSISSGGGLASVSLAQSSGSSALDSAAVRLVRGAGPFPKPPQGARRSFSVRIQGR from the coding sequence ATGATCCGATCTTCGCAGGCAGCCAAAGCCGTTGCCTTGTCGACCGCAATTGCTGTGCATGGGGCTTTGGCGCTGGCGCTGTCCGTGCCCGAAACGGTCAAAACCGAAGGGGCCGACGGAGCGGTGGAAGTCCGGTTGGGAAATGCCTTTCAGGACATGGCCGCCGGAACCCTGACACCAGATCCCTCCGATACCATCCAACCGGATGACGTCACCAAGGCGGCAGAGCCGGAACAGACCGATCGCACGGCTGCCGACGTCCCGGACGAGGCGCGCCCCGACCGTCCGACAGACCGTCTGACCGCTGCGCTTGCGAATCCTGTCACCCCAGACCGGCCGGAAACCGTCACAACCACCCCGCCGCCCGAGGCGGCAGAGCAGGTGTCGCCCGTGGCGCTCGCCCCGGACATGGCCGACGGGACATTGGCACGAAACGCGGCAGAGATCGCAAAACCTCTCCCGCCAGAACGGGCCGACCAAACAACGCCCAAGACGGTCAAACCTATGGCCCCAAAGGCGGCTAGCCCCGTCGCGCCCGCAACTGTCACCGCCGCCGCGCCCAAAAGCGCGCCGGTTCCGACCAAGCCAGAAAGCGCGACGGCGGTTCGCCCGGAAAGCGCAACACCGCACGCCGAGGTTCTCCCCGAAAAGCTGTCGTCCAAGGCCCCCGAGAGTGCGGCGGTGACGCGGTCACTGCGGCCCAAACAACGCAGCACTGAGTTTGAGAAAGCCCATAAACCGGCCCCGAAACCCAAACCGGTCAAACAAGCCAAGACCCCCACCAAGCAACCGCAAGGCGGTGCGCCCCACAATGCCCGCGCCGGTTCAACCACCGGCAAAGCCGCCGCCACCGCCCGCCAAAGCGGCAGTGGAGGCCGGACAAAAGAGGCAGGTAACGCAGCGGCCAGCAACTATCCCGGTCTCGTCATGCGCAGGCTGTCGCGCGCGGGCAAACCAAACATATCCGCGCGCGGGACGGCCGTTGTCACCTTTTCCATCAGTTCTGGTGGCGGGCTGGCCTCGGTCTCGCTGGCGCAAAGCTCTGGCTCTTCCGCGCTGGACAGCGCTGCCGTTCGCCTTGTGCGCGGTGCAGGCCCCTTCCCCAAACCACCCCAAGGCGCCAGACGCAGCTTTTCGGTCAGGATCCAGGGGCGTTAA
- a CDS encoding ExbD/TolR family protein, whose amino-acid sequence MIRKPARQKGEPAIALINIVFLMLIFFLVAGTLAAPLDKSLTLVRTASITGTPPANALVVHADGRMTHKGATVESAAEFLAALPSDARDRARIVPDRDLPAGTLVELGRALRSAGADRVVIVTERGLE is encoded by the coding sequence ATGATACGCAAACCCGCCCGCCAGAAAGGCGAACCAGCCATCGCCCTGATCAATATCGTCTTTTTGATGCTGATCTTCTTTTTGGTTGCGGGCACACTTGCCGCGCCTTTGGACAAATCCCTGACACTGGTGCGCACCGCGTCGATCACTGGCACGCCCCCGGCGAATGCCTTGGTGGTTCATGCGGATGGTCGCATGACACATAAAGGCGCAACCGTGGAATCTGCGGCTGAATTTCTGGCAGCATTGCCAAGCGATGCACGGGACCGGGCGCGGATTGTGCCTGACCGGGATCTGCCCGCTGGCACGCTTGTGGAACTGGGGCGCGCCCTACGGAGCGCTGGGGCAGACCGCGTCGTTATCGTTACCGAAAGGGGGTTGGAATGA
- a CDS encoding biopolymer transporter ExbD, with product MRRRKPRRKLSMTSLIDVIFLLLLFFMLSSTFTRFAEVDLAAAGAGTSAGTDRPVFVTLGMQALRVNGSDAALEDLPDSLAAHRGGDGPLGVLVSLGGDVTAQRLTDLLSVLREIADLQVTVLEAT from the coding sequence ATGCGTAGGCGAAAACCACGTCGCAAACTGTCGATGACATCGTTGATCGACGTCATCTTTCTGCTGCTGCTGTTCTTTATGCTGTCCTCCACGTTTACCCGATTTGCCGAAGTGGATCTGGCAGCTGCGGGTGCCGGAACAAGTGCTGGCACAGATCGGCCTGTCTTTGTGACGTTGGGGATGCAGGCGTTGCGCGTGAACGGCTCAGACGCAGCATTGGAGGATTTGCCTGATAGCCTTGCCGCGCATCGCGGCGGCGATGGTCCGCTTGGGGTGCTAGTGTCTTTGGGCGGCGATGTCACGGCGCAACGTCTTACGGATTTGCTGTCGGTGCTAAGGGAAATTGCCGATCTTCAGGTAACGGTGTTGGAGGCAACATGA
- a CDS encoding MotA/TolQ/ExbB proton channel family protein codes for MIATLQDAVLRIAELGGPVVLLLVALSVLVATVVLYKLWQFAAAGVGRHKALRQAIAAWDAGDRAGARNYLDRSRSYLVPVITMAVEGQTDADRLEAEAETRFAQLERGFRLLDSVAQLAPLLGLFGTVLGMISAFQALQEAGAQVDPSILAGGIWVALMTTAVGLAVAMPTSVVLSWLESRMDADRVLAHKALRTVLAPTGATPAQTFAAEPAHA; via the coding sequence ATGATTGCCACGCTTCAAGACGCTGTTCTGCGCATCGCCGAGCTTGGCGGCCCGGTTGTCTTGCTGCTGGTGGCCTTGTCCGTTCTGGTTGCAACTGTGGTCCTGTATAAACTGTGGCAGTTCGCCGCCGCGGGTGTCGGCAGGCACAAGGCCTTGCGGCAGGCCATCGCTGCATGGGACGCGGGCGACAGGGCGGGTGCCCGCAACTATCTCGACCGTTCGCGCAGCTATCTGGTGCCGGTGATCACCATGGCGGTTGAGGGCCAGACCGACGCAGACCGGCTGGAAGCCGAGGCAGAAACGCGTTTTGCACAGCTTGAACGCGGGTTTCGATTGCTCGATTCCGTCGCGCAGCTGGCCCCGTTGCTTGGGTTGTTCGGAACCGTTCTTGGCATGATTTCGGCATTTCAAGCACTACAAGAGGCAGGCGCGCAGGTGGATCCCTCCATCCTTGCGGGCGGGATCTGGGTCGCGTTGATGACCACGGCGGTCGGGCTGGCCGTCGCCATGCCCACCTCTGTCGTGCTCAGCTGGCTGGAATCGCGCATGGATGCAGACCGCGTTTTGGCACATAAAGCACTGCGCACGGTGCTTGCGCCCACCGGGGCGACACCGGCGCAGACGTTTGCCGCAGAACCCGCCCATGCGTAG
- a CDS encoding antibiotic biosynthesis monooxygenase family protein encodes MYLAMNRFTVPLENAAEFEELWLSRESRLSDMEGFVAFHMLKGPEDEGRVLYASHTVWESEQHFRAWTTSDAFRASHARAGQTRKLHEGAPKFEGFKSIQKIDA; translated from the coding sequence ATGTATCTGGCGATGAACCGTTTCACTGTGCCGTTGGAAAATGCCGCCGAGTTCGAAGAACTGTGGCTGTCCCGCGAAAGCCGCCTTTCGGACATGGAAGGCTTTGTTGCGTTCCACATGCTCAAAGGCCCAGAGGACGAAGGGCGGGTTCTGTACGCGTCGCACACCGTTTGGGAAAGCGAACAGCATTTCCGGGCCTGGACAACCAGTGACGCCTTTCGCGCGTCCCACGCTCGCGCAGGGCAAACCCGTAAGCTGCATGAGGGCGCGCCAAAGTTCGAAGGCTTTAAGTCGATCCAGAAAATCGACGCCTAG
- a CDS encoding ChaN family lipoprotein codes for MRLAALLICLATPALAQPTADIVILGEVHDNPHAHLGQAAALTALRPTAVVFEMLTAEEAAKADADRTQIASAWEASGWRDFPIYAPIFDALGDARIIGAAAPRDAVRAVYGDGAAALFGPDAPRFGLDQPLPDEQQAARQALQFEAHCQAMPLEMMAGMVDVQRYRDAVFARAALEALNTYGPPVAVIAGNGHARTDWAVPALIALAAPDVTTHATGFVEAASDTPFDDVQIVPPVDREDPCASLTSK; via the coding sequence ATGCGTCTTGCCGCACTGCTTATATGCCTTGCCACACCAGCCTTGGCCCAGCCCACCGCAGATATCGTCATTCTGGGTGAGGTCCATGACAATCCACACGCCCATCTGGGTCAGGCTGCCGCCCTGACGGCCCTGCGCCCCACAGCCGTTGTCTTTGAAATGCTGACCGCCGAAGAGGCCGCGAAAGCAGATGCAGACCGGACACAGATCGCCTCTGCATGGGAGGCCAGCGGGTGGCGCGATTTTCCGATCTATGCCCCCATCTTTGATGCGCTCGGCGACGCGCGGATCATTGGCGCCGCCGCCCCGCGCGACGCCGTCCGCGCCGTTTATGGGGATGGAGCAGCTGCGCTTTTCGGACCGGATGCACCCCGATTTGGGTTGGATCAGCCCTTGCCCGACGAACAGCAAGCTGCGCGTCAGGCCCTGCAATTTGAGGCCCATTGCCAAGCCATGCCGTTAGAGATGATGGCCGGAATGGTCGACGTGCAACGCTATCGCGACGCGGTGTTTGCCCGCGCGGCGCTGGAGGCGCTCAACACCTATGGGCCACCTGTTGCCGTGATTGCAGGCAATGGCCACGCGCGCACCGATTGGGCTGTGCCCGCGCTGATCGCGCTGGCCGCGCCTGACGTGACAACCCATGCGACTGGCTTTGTCGAGGCCGCCAGCGACACCCCTTTTGACGACGTCCAAATCGTCCCGCCAGTGGATCGCGAAGATCCCTGTGCCTCCCTGACATCCAAATAA